The nucleotide sequence TGGCAAAGAACACATTTCTTCGCTCCCCTTCTTTCCTCTTCCGAGCCGCTTTCCGGTATCCGCCTGGCATTGCCAACACCCCCGACGCGAAAATTGCGGCTCATGTGAGTGGGAGCATTGTGCGAAGCTCGCGCGACGCATCTTCGTCACCGCTGTCCTTCGCGTCGGATAAGCGCAGAGCACCGTGCAGAGCGGATGTCGCCGCGAATGCACGTTCCGCCGACGCGGCGACAGGCGCCGATGTCGTGCCAGTCACATTGGCGCACGACTCGAGCAACTCCCGCCATCGAACCTGGCCCGCGCCTTTCGCCACGCTGCTTCCTTCCCGGAGCGTCGGGTTTTTCTCCTCCGGTTCTCCTGCTCCGGCTCCCGCGCCGGGGTTTCCATGCCCCGGGCTTCCCTCGCCTGATCGTGCCGAATTCGACGCAAGCGCGAACGATCGGCCGGCCGCCGGGGACCCTTTGCGATCCCGTCGACCAGGCAAAATTGTAGCGGCAGCCGGCTCCGGCCGCAAAAGCCGCACCGCGTCATAAAACGCGGACAGCGGCGCAGGCCAGGCGGCCTCAGTAGAAGCGGTAGAGTACCCCGAACGACAGCGGGACAGACCCGTAATTGCTGCGGCTGCCCGTCCCCAGGAGGTAGTCGGCCTCCGTGTAGAGGCCCCAGTTCCGGGTGATGTAAAAATCGAGGCCACCGCCGAAGCGGAAGCCGGCGCCGTTGGTGTCATCCCCGCCGGCCCTCTTGTCGTTGACACTGTTCCAGCCCGCCCCGGCAAGCAGGTAGGGCTGCACGATGCCATGGAACGGGTAGAACTTGGCGTCGGCGTCGAGCTGGAGCACCTCGGTATCGCCGGTGCTGTCGCCGAACTTCGGCAGGTGGCTCCAGTCTATTTCGAGCGCGAACCATTCGTTGAAACGGTAGCCGCCCTTGATCTGGTAGCCCCAGGCGTTGTCGGGGCTGTCGTGCTTGCTGGCGGACCCGCTGAACTCCTGGAATGCGTAAGTCCCTCCGCCTGCCACATACGGGCCGGAGCGGCCGTACAGTTCGTCGGCGGCAGTGGAAGGGGTCACGAAGGCCAGCACGAAGACTGCCGTCAGTGCACTTGAAACCAGTTTCCACGACATGGGTGGATTTCCTCCGAAAGTGGGTTGGGCTCCGGCAGTCCGCAGCACCGGTTCCCCTTGTTCGCCAGCCGCGCGGCGGGAGCAACCGCATTCACTATATTTACCGCCTTGCAGGGGCGCAACGAACGGTGCTGCCGGGCCGGTTCCGGCCGCATTCTGCCGCCAGCTGCGGCCTCAGCCGGCCATCGCCCGCGCCTGGGGAGCGACCTCCTCGGCGAAAGCCTGCAGCTCATCGGAGAACACCGGAGCGAAGCACATGAACACGAAGTGGGTGATCCCGATCGCGCGATAGGCAGCGACCTTGTCGAGGCATTCGTCGCGGCCGCCGATCATCATGCGACCCCTCGCCTTCTCGGGCGTCAGTCCGTACGCGTGCGCGAGCATCTGGCAGGCCGCCAGCTGGCGATCTTCGTCGAGGCTGTAGCACAGCGGCATCGCGACGCTCTTCTCGATTGCGTCGGTATCGCGGCCCGCGCGATCGCCGTGGCTGCGGATCACGTCGATGAGCTCCTTCATGTCGGCGGGCGCACCGAAGTAGTTCCACATGTCGGCGTGCTCGGCGACGATGCGCAGCAGCACCTTGCGCCCGGCGCCGCCGATCATCAGTGGCGGCCCCCCGACTTGCACCGGTCCCGGCACCGCGTGCGCGTCGCGAACGCGGTAGTGACGACCGTCGAGGCTGACGCGCTCTCCGCGAAGCATGCCCTTGACGATTCGGCATGCCTCTTCGAGTGCGCCGAGGCGCGCACCGATGGGCTTGAACTCGATGCCGAAGCTCTCGTGCTCGAGCTGGAACCATCCGGCCCCGAGGCCGAGGTTGAGCCGACCGTCACAGACGTGATCGACGGTCACTGCCATCTTCGCGAGCAGGCAGGGGTTGCGATAGCTGTTGCCGGTGACGAGATGGCCGATGCGCGCGCGACGTGTCGCCTGCGCGAGCGCCGACAGCAGCGTCCATCCTTCGTGGCAGGCACCGTTCGGGTCGGTGAAGATCGGGTAGAAATGGTCGTAGAGCCACAGCGAGTCGTAGCCCCAGGAATCGGCCGACGACCACAGCGCGCGCAGTTCCTGCCAGCCGAGGTTCTGCTGTCCGGTCTGGATTCCGAAGCGGACGGGGTGGAGCTGCGCCATGGGGTCGTTCGCGGCCGCGGCCGCCGCCGTTCAGGTCAGGTCGTGGTCACCACGAGACTTCGTCGTGGACGAAATCGGGGGTGGACTTGCCGGCGCACGTAATCGGGCCTTTTCCCGCGCGGCCCGCCCTGGCAGTGAGCTCGTAGTAGTCGGCCTCGAGCTCGTCCTGCGCTGCAGGAAGCGCGATGACGTGGAACGTCGACTGCGCTTTTCCTTCTTTGAAGTACACGATCGTGCCGGCCTGGGTGAGCGTCTCGAGGTAACGCTCCAGTCGCCGTTGCCTCTCGGCCGTCATGTCCCGGCGAGGGATGTCGAAGGCGAGGCCGAACACGTGCGTCGGGGGAACGCCGGCGCGGATCGTGTTCGCGTTGGCGTTGCTCAGCATCAGCTTCTTCTGGTACGTCCACGGCCGCACCATGCTCGACACCGGCAGCGGCTCGAACGCGCCGCCCTCGGATTCGCGAAGGAAGTTCGCAATGCGGTAGAGCAGTCCGGCGCCGGGCTTGGACAGGCGGTACATCTTGGCGCGCCGCGACAGGTCGTGCTCCTTCTCACCGACGGGCGAGTTGCCTTCCTTGCGGATCGAAATTCCGAGACCGGCCGGGTCGTCCGGTACGTCGACGAGCCAGCCGCGCGCGCATGCCTTGTCGAGGTCGTCGTAGTCCTCCATCCAGAGGCGCTGGACGACTTCCGGCGTGAAGATGCGGGCGAGCTGCTCTTTCTTGGTTTCGTCTTCGCGAGGACCGGTCGATTCGAGGGAGAGGGCCTCGGGCGTGGTCTGGCGGCTGGCCAGCATCTGCTCGCCGCCGGCCGCGGCCGGTCTCACCCAGCAGGCTGCCAGCACGACGGCGGCAGCGATCTTGCCCGAAAGTCCCTTCATCCACCTCACCCCCGGGGTCTGTGCCGGCGAGCGCGCGTCGTTCGAGCGTGCTCCCGCAACCCCGTGATCACAGCGAACGAGTGTACCCGCCGCCTCGCGTTTCGCAATGCAATCCTTCGGGCAATGCCGCCTGCATGCGGGAAAGAAGGAGCCGCAGGAGCGGCAGGACCGGCGACGGCGGGCCGGCGGGGCTTCGCGCTGCACGAGAAGCGCGCTACATCGTGGGCGTGGCTTCCCGAGTGCTCCGCGCGATCGGCGACATCGCGCTGCATTTGCCGTCGGCCCGCCGCGATCCGCTGGGGGCCCTCGACCTGCTCTCATCCGGGCGAGGCGCCCGTGCCACCGCCGACCTGGCCTACGGCCCCGATGCGGCGCAGCGCGCCGACCTCTATCTTCCGGCGTCGCAGGCCGGCTCGGGCGGCGCGGTGCTGTTCCTGCACGGGGGGCGCTGGAGCTACGGCTGCAAGGAGCAGTACCGCTTCGTCGCGCGCTCGCTGGCCGCGCGCGGCCACGCCGCGATCATCTGCGACTACCGCAAGTACCCGCAGGTGCGCTTCCCGCGATTCGTCGAGGACGCTGCAGCGGCCATCGCGTGGGCGCGTGCGCTGCTGCCGCGCCACGGCATCGATCCTTCGGGGCTGTTCGTCATGGGCCACTCGGCCGGTGCCCAGCTCGCCGCGCTGGCGACGATGGACCGCAGCTACGCCGAGGCCACGGGCATCGATCCGGACTCGATCGCGGGACTCGTGCTGATGGCCGGGCCTTTCGATTTTTTTCCGAAGCGGGAGCCCGACCTGCGCGAGATGTTCAGCCCCGAAGACGGCCTGCGTCGCTCCCAGGCGATCCGCTTCGCACGCGAGGGACTCCCCCCGGCGCTGTTTCTTCACGGAAGACGCGACCGTA is from Candidatus Binatia bacterium and encodes:
- a CDS encoding porin family protein, whose translation is MSWKLVSSALTAVFVLAFVTPSTAADELYGRSGPYVAGGGTYAFQEFSGSASKHDSPDNAWGYQIKGGYRFNEWFALEIDWSHLPKFGDSTGDTEVLQLDADAKFYPFHGIVQPYLLAGAGWNSVNDKRAGGDDTNGAGFRFGGGLDFYITRNWGLYTEADYLLGTGSRSNYGSVPLSFGVLYRFY
- a CDS encoding TIGR03560 family F420-dependent LLM class oxidoreductase, which produces MAQLHPVRFGIQTGQQNLGWQELRALWSSADSWGYDSLWLYDHFYPIFTDPNGACHEGWTLLSALAQATRRARIGHLVTGNSYRNPCLLAKMAVTVDHVCDGRLNLGLGAGWFQLEHESFGIEFKPIGARLGALEEACRIVKGMLRGERVSLDGRHYRVRDAHAVPGPVQVGGPPLMIGGAGRKVLLRIVAEHADMWNYFGAPADMKELIDVIRSHGDRAGRDTDAIEKSVAMPLCYSLDEDRQLAACQMLAHAYGLTPEKARGRMMIGGRDECLDKVAAYRAIGITHFVFMCFAPVFSDELQAFAEEVAPQARAMAG
- a CDS encoding DUF5715 family protein; this encodes MRWMKGLSGKIAAAVVLAACWVRPAAAGGEQMLASRQTTPEALSLESTGPREDETKKEQLARIFTPEVVQRLWMEDYDDLDKACARGWLVDVPDDPAGLGISIRKEGNSPVGEKEHDLSRRAKMYRLSKPGAGLLYRIANFLRESEGGAFEPLPVSSMVRPWTYQKKLMLSNANANTIRAGVPPTHVFGLAFDIPRRDMTAERQRRLERYLETLTQAGTIVYFKEGKAQSTFHVIALPAAQDELEADYYELTARAGRAGKGPITCAGKSTPDFVHDEVSW
- a CDS encoding alpha/beta hydrolase; protein product: MRERRSRRSGRTGDGGPAGLRAAREARYIVGVASRVLRAIGDIALHLPSARRDPLGALDLLSSGRGARATADLAYGPDAAQRADLYLPASQAGSGGAVLFLHGGRWSYGCKEQYRFVARSLAARGHAAIICDYRKYPQVRFPRFVEDAAAAIAWARALLPRHGIDPSGLFVMGHSAGAQLAALATMDRSYAEATGIDPDSIAGLVLMAGPFDFFPKREPDLREMFSPEDGLRRSQAIRFAREGLPPALFLHGRRDRTVRPSSSVRMASAIRELGGSARVILYDYLGHTDILATLSDRVGFLIAPVLDDIDVFLRHRLEAIAGAPRVQLPTTQMGA